Proteins encoded by one window of Streptacidiphilus sp. PB12-B1b:
- a CDS encoding site-specific integrase: MFVTVLSEKWPVLDRHARAAEWLQIWSDLGRAPRTIDAYARGLGEFLLACERDGNDPERVNRSHIAAFVRELRTRPSRGGSNVLALDSGAGLSNATLQQRLVPVRLFFDFLVEEGVRESNPVGRGRYTPGRAGGTGVARGLVPRMVKLPWIPAEAEWLQVLDVFRAEPIRNRLMLAVAYDAALRREELCSLRTDDIDPAHRMLRVRAETTKTRQERMVPYSASTGVLLGEYLRHRATLSRARGPLFLSESRRNAAQPLTLWTWSKVVRRIALDAEVPRFSTHTTRHLCLTDLARMGWELHAIATFAGHRSPESTLRYIHLSGRELSARLNASMSHLHAWRIEMLTGTERNAR, translated from the coding sequence ATGTTCGTGACGGTGTTGTCGGAGAAGTGGCCGGTCTTGGACCGGCATGCGCGGGCGGCCGAGTGGCTGCAGATCTGGTCGGACCTGGGCCGGGCGCCCCGGACGATCGATGCGTACGCCCGTGGTCTGGGCGAGTTCCTGCTGGCGTGCGAGCGGGACGGGAACGATCCGGAGAGAGTCAATCGGAGCCATATCGCTGCTTTTGTACGGGAGTTGAGGACCAGGCCAAGTCGCGGCGGATCGAATGTCCTGGCCCTGGACTCGGGGGCGGGTCTGTCCAATGCCACTTTGCAGCAGCGGCTGGTGCCGGTGAGGCTGTTCTTCGACTTCCTGGTCGAGGAAGGGGTGCGCGAGTCGAATCCGGTGGGCCGTGGCCGCTACACACCGGGGCGGGCAGGCGGCACCGGGGTCGCGCGGGGGCTGGTGCCGCGCATGGTCAAGCTGCCGTGGATCCCGGCCGAGGCCGAGTGGCTGCAGGTCCTGGACGTCTTCCGGGCCGAGCCGATCCGCAACCGGCTGATGCTGGCGGTGGCCTACGATGCGGCGCTTCGGCGGGAGGAGCTGTGCTCGCTGCGGACGGACGACATCGATCCGGCCCACCGCATGCTGCGGGTGCGGGCGGAGACCACCAAGACCCGCCAGGAGCGGATGGTGCCCTATTCGGCGTCCACCGGGGTGTTGCTGGGCGAGTACCTGCGCCACCGTGCCACGCTGTCGCGGGCCCGGGGACCGCTGTTCCTCTCGGAGTCGCGCCGCAATGCGGCACAGCCGCTGACCTTGTGGACCTGGTCGAAGGTCGTGCGCCGGATCGCGCTGGACGCCGAGGTGCCGCGCTTTTCCACCCACACCACCCGGCATCTGTGCCTGACGGACCTGGCCCGGATGGGCTGGGAACTGCACGCGATCGCGACCTTCGCCGGACACCGCAGCCCCGAGTCGACCCTGCGCTACATCCATCTGTCCGGCCGTGAACTGTCGGCTCGGCTGAACGCCTCGATGTCGCATCTGCACGCCTGGCGAATCGAGATGCTCACCGGCACGGAGAGGAACGCGAGGTGA
- a CDS encoding ABC transporter substrate-binding protein translates to MLLNRPVRARRGRSRLLCARSSRRAVAVLAVLLLAALPLAGCGSRLPARDFGGPAGGAAGAPASAAGPPVTVGIVTSVSSPLGVDAFSGPLYGALAHFRALNASGGLDGHQIHVVTCDDSGDGGGNQTCVHRLIDQDHVVALVAGSELDYAGAAYVSAQHVPDIGGEPISTAYDQYPYLYQIDGSSEPRTGASPGWNGTEYQTTEVYQYFRQKLGLRRATVVAYDQADSARYAAELTQGLRADGYQVQSETVDFALPDFAAVAAGMKAQGTQLLMDAMDTRGNISLCQAMAADGVTVAAKVTNVQNWSQQTAQDYAAVPGCRDVLWATAGSRNYEDVRYPAVAAFRAAMQLYYPARAGLMSQWELEGWAAAQWFADAALSCGGEVDRACVNSFMERPQPYDADGLLIPTGFTAGPAPTGLQRACLDVARWEDSATVQGVRGAWVTQVPDMDTDCFEVPALPFRP, encoded by the coding sequence ATGCTCCTGAACCGGCCGGTCCGGGCGCGGCGCGGGCGCAGTCGGTTGCTCTGCGCCCGGTCGTCCCGGCGGGCGGTGGCCGTGCTGGCGGTGCTGCTGCTCGCTGCGCTGCCGCTGGCCGGGTGCGGCAGCCGCTTGCCCGCGCGCGACTTCGGCGGCCCGGCCGGGGGAGCAGCGGGCGCGCCCGCGTCCGCAGCCGGGCCGCCGGTGACCGTCGGCATCGTCACCTCGGTGTCCAGCCCGCTCGGCGTCGACGCCTTCAGCGGACCGCTGTACGGCGCGCTGGCCCACTTCCGCGCCCTGAACGCCTCGGGCGGCCTCGACGGCCACCAGATCCACGTCGTGACCTGTGACGACAGCGGCGACGGCGGAGGCAACCAGACCTGCGTCCATCGGCTGATCGACCAGGACCACGTGGTCGCCCTGGTCGCCGGCAGCGAACTCGACTACGCCGGAGCCGCCTACGTCAGCGCCCAGCACGTGCCCGACATCGGCGGCGAACCCATCAGCACCGCCTACGACCAGTACCCGTACCTGTACCAGATCGACGGCAGCTCGGAGCCCAGGACCGGGGCGTCACCCGGCTGGAACGGCACCGAGTACCAGACCACCGAGGTGTACCAGTACTTCCGGCAGAAGCTCGGCCTGCGCCGCGCCACCGTCGTCGCCTACGACCAGGCGGACTCGGCCCGCTACGCGGCGGAGCTGACCCAGGGGCTGCGCGCCGACGGCTACCAGGTGCAGAGCGAGACCGTGGACTTCGCCCTGCCCGACTTCGCCGCCGTCGCCGCCGGGATGAAGGCGCAGGGGACGCAGCTGCTGATGGACGCCATGGACACCCGGGGCAACATCAGCCTGTGCCAGGCCATGGCGGCGGACGGGGTCACGGTGGCCGCCAAGGTGACCAACGTCCAGAACTGGTCGCAGCAGACGGCGCAGGACTACGCCGCCGTCCCGGGCTGCCGGGACGTGCTGTGGGCCACCGCGGGCAGCCGCAACTACGAGGACGTCCGCTACCCGGCGGTGGCGGCGTTCCGGGCGGCCATGCAGCTCTACTACCCGGCGCGGGCCGGACTGATGTCGCAGTGGGAGCTGGAGGGCTGGGCGGCGGCGCAGTGGTTCGCAGACGCGGCCCTGTCCTGCGGCGGCGAGGTGGACCGCGCCTGCGTCAACAGCTTCATGGAGCGGCCGCAGCCGTACGACGCCGACGGGCTGCTGATTCCCACCGGCTTCACGGCCGGGCCCGCGCCGACCGGCCTCCAGCGGGCCTGCCTGGACGTGGCCCGCTGGGAGGACTCGGCGACGGTCCAGGGTGTCCGGGGCGCCTGGGTCACCCAGGTGCCGGACATGGACACCGACTGCTTCGAGGTGCCCGCGCTGCCGTTCAGACCGTGA
- a CDS encoding ABC transporter permease, which yields MTAPLALELAVAGVAVGGAAALSGMGLVACYRTTGVLNVAQGAIAMIVAYALRQTVVVWHWPRALAAPCCLLLLAPGLGVLLDVLVFRPLQRRRAGAGETLVAGLGVFVLLIGVAYLVWGPTPRADAPALLPRLRIADMGGLDLQLDTVVELGTVLVLALLVGAVTRRTRFGTSLRAVVDDRRLAELGGLDADMVSSVGWAFGSFTAGLSGVLLAPNLQLDPYGLPLLVMETMAVAVLAGLRSLPAAIASALALGVAQSELTQIHLTGLAQPLVESTGANLFVLALLSAALLPRLLPSITREEYESALTIRQSWPMKAGSGPRVALVTGLGLLLPLALRADDLRVALHMPALALILLSVVVVTGYAGQISLGQAGYAGLGALVTGVLAGGGVPGLPRLPGLVGLAAGVLLAALLALLVGRPTIHRRGLALALATFAVGTALSRLLFQQPFAATRLALDRTGLMAHDRVFYLLELLLLGAALLLVRSLHRGRTGRALGAVRDHEPAAAAAGVDVARVKLLAFTVGAALAALGGGLLGLGVQAFDPDSFDPVYGLIWFAAVVVAGADSALGAVLAAAVLTALDAASLPGASTAAIGILALLRGWIPGVYMTDHQSADERQQLRLSPLGRSLAARIGGAPPTASGPLPPGGGT from the coding sequence GTGACCGCCCCGCTCGCGTTGGAGCTGGCCGTCGCCGGGGTGGCCGTGGGCGGTGCCGCAGCCCTGTCCGGTATGGGCCTGGTCGCCTGCTACCGCACCACCGGAGTGCTCAACGTCGCCCAGGGCGCGATCGCCATGATCGTCGCCTATGCCCTGCGGCAGACTGTGGTGGTGTGGCACTGGCCGCGCGCCCTGGCCGCCCCCTGCTGCCTACTGCTGCTCGCACCCGGGCTCGGTGTGCTGCTGGACGTCCTGGTGTTCCGGCCGTTGCAGCGCCGCCGGGCCGGGGCCGGGGAGACCCTCGTCGCCGGGCTGGGCGTGTTCGTCCTGCTCATCGGCGTGGCCTACCTGGTCTGGGGCCCCACGCCGCGCGCGGACGCCCCCGCACTGCTGCCGCGACTGCGGATCGCCGACATGGGCGGGCTGGATCTGCAGCTCGACACCGTGGTGGAACTCGGGACCGTCCTGGTCCTGGCCCTGCTGGTGGGCGCCGTCACCCGCCGGACCCGCTTCGGGACAAGTCTGCGCGCCGTCGTGGACGACCGCCGCCTGGCCGAACTCGGCGGCCTGGACGCGGACATGGTCTCCTCGGTGGGCTGGGCCTTCGGCTCCTTCACCGCCGGGCTCAGCGGCGTACTGCTTGCGCCGAATCTGCAACTCGACCCGTACGGGCTGCCGTTGCTGGTCATGGAGACCATGGCCGTCGCCGTCCTCGCCGGGCTGCGCAGCCTTCCGGCGGCCATAGCCTCCGCACTGGCTCTCGGCGTGGCGCAGAGCGAGCTGACGCAAATTCATCTCACCGGTCTGGCGCAGCCCTTGGTGGAGTCGACCGGCGCCAACCTGTTCGTCCTGGCGCTGCTGTCGGCCGCGCTGCTGCCGCGCCTGCTGCCCTCGATCACGCGCGAGGAATACGAATCGGCACTGACCATACGTCAGTCATGGCCGATGAAAGCGGGATCGGGGCCGAGGGTCGCCCTCGTGACAGGCCTGGGCCTGCTGCTGCCGCTGGCGCTGCGCGCGGACGATCTGCGCGTCGCCCTCCACATGCCCGCGCTGGCGCTGATCCTGCTCTCCGTCGTGGTGGTCACCGGATATGCGGGTCAGATCTCGCTCGGCCAGGCCGGGTACGCCGGGTTGGGCGCACTGGTCACCGGAGTGCTGGCCGGCGGGGGCGTTCCGGGGCTGCCGCGCCTGCCCGGTCTGGTGGGGCTGGCTGCGGGCGTACTGCTCGCCGCGCTGCTGGCGCTACTGGTCGGGCGGCCGACGATCCACCGCAGAGGGCTCGCCCTGGCCCTGGCCACCTTCGCCGTGGGCACCGCACTGAGCCGACTCCTCTTCCAGCAGCCTTTTGCCGCAACCCGGTTGGCGCTGGACCGGACCGGGCTGATGGCCCACGACCGCGTCTTCTACCTGCTGGAACTGCTGCTGCTGGGCGCGGCCCTGCTGTTGGTGCGATCGCTGCACCGGGGCCGCACCGGGAGGGCGCTGGGGGCGGTGCGCGACCACGAACCGGCGGCAGCAGCCGCCGGGGTGGACGTCGCACGGGTCAAACTGCTGGCGTTCACCGTGGGCGCGGCCCTGGCGGCGCTCGGTGGCGGGCTGCTCGGGTTGGGGGTGCAGGCGTTCGACCCGGACAGCTTCGATCCGGTGTACGGGCTGATCTGGTTCGCCGCCGTGGTCGTCGCGGGCGCGGACAGCGCCCTCGGCGCGGTGCTGGCGGCGGCGGTCCTGACCGCCCTGGACGCCGCGAGCCTGCCCGGCGCCTCCACGGCGGCGATCGGCATCCTGGCACTCCTCCGGGGCTGGATTCCCGGGGTATATATGACAGACCATCA
- a CDS encoding acyl-CoA thioesterase II: MGNPVDHLVDLLDLERIETNIFRGRSPEESLQRVFGGQVAGQALIAAGRTVDDGRPVHSLHAYFLRPGVPGVPIVYQVDRIRDGRSFTTRRVLGVQQGRTIFALTADFHLPEPSPFEHQIPAPPVPGPEDLPSALDEVGSVLGEIPPFISRRQPFDLRYVERLRWTQEELAGVEPSVAVWLRTNGELGDDPLIHACAVTYASDMTLLDAVRVPVEPLWGKRHFDMASLDHAMWFHRPFRADDWLLYQQESPVAVGGRGLARGQLFDRSGRLVVSVMQEGLFRRIPD; encoded by the coding sequence ATGGGCAATCCCGTGGACCACCTGGTCGACCTGCTGGATCTGGAGCGAATCGAGACCAATATCTTCCGTGGCCGCAGCCCGGAGGAGTCGCTGCAACGGGTCTTCGGCGGCCAGGTGGCGGGACAGGCCCTGATCGCGGCGGGCCGCACCGTCGACGACGGGCGGCCGGTCCACTCGCTGCACGCCTACTTCCTGCGCCCGGGCGTCCCCGGCGTGCCGATCGTCTACCAGGTGGACCGGATCCGGGACGGCCGGTCCTTCACCACCCGAAGAGTGCTCGGCGTCCAGCAGGGACGGACGATCTTCGCGCTGACGGCCGATTTCCACCTCCCGGAACCTTCGCCCTTCGAGCACCAGATCCCGGCGCCCCCGGTGCCCGGCCCCGAGGACCTGCCCAGCGCGCTGGACGAGGTCGGCTCGGTGCTGGGGGAGATCCCGCCGTTCATCAGCAGGCGTCAGCCGTTCGACCTCCGCTACGTCGAGCGGCTCCGCTGGACGCAGGAGGAGCTGGCCGGGGTCGAACCGAGCGTCGCCGTCTGGCTGCGCACCAACGGCGAGCTCGGCGACGACCCGCTGATCCATGCGTGCGCGGTGACCTACGCCAGCGATATGACGCTGCTGGACGCGGTCCGGGTGCCGGTGGAGCCGCTGTGGGGCAAGCGGCACTTCGACATGGCCTCGCTGGACCACGCCATGTGGTTCCACCGCCCGTTCCGCGCCGATGACTGGCTGCTCTACCAGCAGGAGTCCCCGGTGGCGGTCGGCGGACGGGGGCTGGCGCGCGGCCAGCTGTTCGACCGCAGCGGCCGGCTGGTGGTGTCGGTGATGCAGGAGGGCCTGTTCCGCCGCATCCCGGACTGA
- a CDS encoding integrase core domain-containing protein gives MLLRFAYLTAVNAFAALRLLPMSDKAKDAEILALRHQITILERQLGAAKVRFAPEDRAFLAALLTPLPRSLLRRLRLVVRPDTLLRWHRDLLRRRHANASRPKRPGRPRTVRSIRALVLRLVRENPSWGYRRIHGELTTLGIKIAASTVWEILKAEGIDPAPDRSSTTWADFLRSQADALLACDFIETVTLTGQRQYILAVIAHGTRRVRILGTTAHPTAAWVTQAARNLAMDLEDAGAKVKYLIRDHDAKFPALFDQVLADAGITTVLSGVRVPRMNSIMERWVQTCRHELLDRTLIWNEHHLRHALHEFETHHNTHRAHQALAQASPLRTAPEPITDPDRIARLDIRRHDRLGGVIHEYQHAA, from the coding sequence GTGCTACTCCGCTTCGCCTACCTGACCGCGGTCAACGCCTTCGCCGCTCTGCGGCTGCTGCCCATGAGCGACAAGGCCAAGGACGCCGAGATCCTGGCCCTGCGCCACCAGATCACCATCCTCGAACGGCAACTCGGCGCAGCGAAGGTCAGGTTTGCTCCCGAGGACAGGGCCTTCCTCGCCGCACTCCTCACGCCACTCCCCCGCAGCCTCCTGCGCCGGCTCCGCCTCGTGGTCCGACCCGACACCCTGCTGCGCTGGCACCGCGACCTGCTCAGGCGACGGCACGCGAACGCCTCACGGCCCAAACGCCCGGGCCGACCGCGCACCGTACGCTCCATCCGTGCCCTCGTCCTCCGGCTCGTCCGCGAAAACCCTTCGTGGGGCTACCGCAGGATCCACGGCGAACTCACCACGCTCGGCATCAAAATCGCTGCCTCCACCGTCTGGGAGATCCTCAAGGCCGAGGGCATCGACCCCGCTCCGGACAGGTCCTCGACCACCTGGGCCGACTTCCTGCGTTCCCAGGCCGACGCCCTGCTCGCCTGCGACTTCATCGAGACCGTCACCCTCACCGGCCAGCGCCAGTACATCCTCGCAGTCATCGCACACGGCACCCGGCGTGTACGCATCCTCGGCACGACCGCCCATCCCACCGCCGCCTGGGTCACCCAGGCAGCCAGGAACCTCGCAATGGATCTGGAGGACGCCGGCGCGAAGGTCAAATACCTGATCCGGGACCACGACGCGAAGTTCCCCGCCCTGTTCGACCAGGTCCTCGCCGACGCCGGCATCACCACCGTCCTCAGCGGCGTGCGCGTTCCCCGGATGAACTCCATCATGGAACGCTGGGTGCAGACCTGCCGCCACGAACTCCTGGACCGCACCCTCATCTGGAACGAGCACCACCTGCGCCACGCCCTACACGAGTTCGAAACCCACCACAACACCCACCGGGCCCATCAAGCCCTCGCCCAAGCAAGCCCGCTCCGCACAGCACCCGAACCGATCACCGATCCCGATCGCATCGCCCGACTCGACATACGCCGACACGACCGACTCGGCGGCGTGATCCACGAGTACCAACATGCCGCCTGA
- a CDS encoding MFS transporter has protein sequence MTPTLPSPPRGLRRLAATALADVTPLRSSAHFRRLWFGQSVSSIGQQMTALAISIQVYALTRSTFATGLVGLCSLVPLVIFGLYGGAIADTMDRRRLGLFGATGLAILSAGLATQAFLGVRQVGVLYAVVALQAVCFALNAPARASMVPRLVPAEQLPAANALSTISMNLGLTVGPMLGGLLIEIWSYQAAYLVDAIAFSASLYAMWRLPSMRPEPADPSDPTAPARRPRASVLDGLRFLRDRPNLRMSFLADLAAMVFGMPRALFPALAVVLYHSNTGTVGLLAAAPAVGALLGALFSGWVGRVHRHGVAVILAVMVWGLSIAGFGLSRHLWLGLLLLAAAGAADTVSMIFRNTIMQAAAPDDMRGRLQGVFTVVVAGGPRLGDFESGTVAQLTTPTFSAVSGGVACVAAMLLLLVRYPGFARYDSRHPTP, from the coding sequence CTGACGCCCACGCTGCCGTCCCCGCCCCGAGGACTCCGCAGGCTGGCGGCCACGGCGCTGGCCGACGTCACCCCGCTCCGCAGCAGCGCCCACTTCCGTCGGCTCTGGTTCGGCCAGAGCGTCTCATCCATCGGCCAGCAGATGACGGCCCTGGCGATCTCCATCCAGGTCTACGCGCTCACCCGCTCCACCTTCGCCACCGGCCTGGTCGGGCTCTGCTCGCTGGTGCCCCTGGTGATCTTCGGCCTGTACGGCGGCGCGATCGCCGACACCATGGACCGGCGGCGGCTCGGCCTCTTCGGCGCGACCGGCCTCGCCATCCTGTCCGCCGGGCTGGCGACGCAGGCGTTCCTCGGCGTCCGGCAGGTCGGCGTCCTGTACGCGGTGGTCGCCCTGCAGGCGGTCTGCTTCGCGCTCAACGCCCCGGCCCGGGCGTCCATGGTCCCGCGCCTGGTCCCGGCCGAGCAGCTGCCCGCCGCCAACGCCCTGTCCACGATCAGCATGAACCTCGGCCTGACCGTCGGCCCTATGCTCGGTGGCCTGCTCATCGAGATCTGGAGCTACCAGGCCGCCTACCTGGTCGACGCGATCGCCTTCAGCGCCTCGCTGTACGCGATGTGGCGGCTGCCGTCGATGCGCCCCGAGCCGGCCGACCCGTCCGACCCCACCGCGCCTGCCCGGCGGCCGCGCGCATCCGTCCTGGACGGCCTGCGCTTCCTGCGCGACCGCCCCAACCTGCGGATGAGCTTCCTGGCCGACCTCGCGGCCATGGTCTTCGGCATGCCCAGGGCGCTGTTCCCGGCCCTCGCCGTGGTGCTCTACCACAGCAACACCGGCACCGTCGGCCTGCTCGCCGCCGCCCCGGCGGTCGGCGCGCTGCTCGGTGCCCTGTTCTCCGGCTGGGTCGGCCGCGTGCACCGGCACGGCGTCGCCGTCATCCTCGCGGTCATGGTCTGGGGCCTGTCCATCGCCGGCTTCGGGCTCTCCCGCCACCTCTGGCTCGGCCTGCTGCTGCTGGCCGCCGCCGGCGCGGCCGACACCGTCAGCATGATCTTCCGCAACACGATCATGCAGGCCGCCGCCCCGGACGACATGCGCGGCCGCCTCCAGGGCGTCTTCACCGTGGTCGTCGCCGGTGGCCCCCGCCTGGGCGACTTCGAGTCCGGCACCGTGGCCCAGCTCACCACCCCGACCTTCTCGGCCGTCAGCGGCGGCGTCGCCTGCGTCGCCGCCATGCTGCTCCTGCTCGTCCGCTACCCCGGCTTCGCCCGCTACGACTCCCGCCACCCCACCCCCTGA
- a CDS encoding site-specific integrase has product MTLPKIGPLAAGPVAADGRPQLFALDRFDQRPGLLDQEAAALAALDLRALRRQRAHGGIPRRTAVHWRALTRLVDPLDQALHALHHDDEVNLRRAGAQAAAVVLANCRAMNRSWWGWTPWDWARLCSTGSTAFRTAQELPTDTATRPFLISLGYLLGGFTDFQHLGHFNRLHLAQLLFGPEAIEAAMGEVAVVADRWGYRSHNRDDGRYRLPGVLAQALLINRSPRLEDLTTEVFARLQAHPATGTRYASGFFALQKILADLGHCHAPVRPGFNHAPTLAGVPEPWSGYLQRWYDTSVLTANVRNNIRTNMAKAGRWLAAEHPEAVDPAHWTRATCADWVAAVDRMAVGDYVQRSDHLHDRLGDPIAPRTKAHILMGTRTFLRDLQEWEWMPRRFDTARALAVPRTIAALIATDPRVIADEIWAKLLWAGLNLQAPDLPGTSAGSYYPLELIRSLALTWLFSGLRSDEISRLRVGCVRWQHEGQPIDGASREVLADQAVCLLDVPVNKTNTAFTKPVDPIVGQAIEAWQALRPAQPKRLDAKTSEHVDLLFSIRAHPVAKNYINRTLIPSLCEKAGVPTADVRGNITSHRARSTIASQLYNAKEPMTLFELQAWLGHRSPVSTQHYAKITPNTLTRAYTEAGYFSRNLRTIEVLVDRDAVASGAAAGGVPWQHYDLGHGYCTYSFFEQCQHRMACARCDFYTPKDSTQAQLLEAKANLQRMLVSIPLTDDERAAVDDGQAALDALLDRLAETPTPAGPSPLELNRPTASRLLPIIEVRQGTQR; this is encoded by the coding sequence GTGACCCTGCCGAAGATCGGCCCGCTTGCCGCCGGCCCGGTCGCCGCAGACGGCCGGCCGCAGTTGTTCGCCCTGGACCGTTTCGACCAGCGCCCGGGGCTGCTGGACCAGGAGGCTGCCGCCCTGGCAGCGCTGGACCTGCGGGCCCTGCGTCGTCAGCGGGCCCACGGCGGCATCCCGCGACGGACCGCTGTGCACTGGAGAGCACTGACCCGCCTGGTCGACCCCCTCGACCAGGCCCTTCACGCCCTGCACCACGACGATGAGGTCAATCTTCGCCGGGCCGGGGCACAGGCTGCGGCCGTCGTCTTGGCCAACTGCCGTGCAATGAACCGCTCGTGGTGGGGCTGGACACCCTGGGACTGGGCACGGTTGTGCTCCACCGGCAGCACCGCGTTCCGCACAGCACAGGAACTCCCGACAGACACTGCGACCCGCCCGTTCCTGATCTCCCTGGGCTATCTCCTCGGCGGCTTCACCGATTTCCAGCACCTGGGCCACTTCAACCGGCTCCACCTGGCCCAGCTCCTCTTCGGCCCCGAAGCCATCGAGGCGGCGATGGGCGAGGTCGCCGTGGTCGCGGACCGCTGGGGATACCGCAGCCACAATCGTGACGACGGCCGCTACCGGCTGCCCGGGGTCCTGGCCCAGGCCCTGCTGATCAACCGCAGCCCTCGCCTGGAGGACCTGACCACCGAGGTGTTCGCCCGCCTGCAGGCGCACCCGGCCACCGGCACCCGGTATGCGTCCGGGTTCTTTGCCCTGCAGAAGATCCTGGCCGACCTGGGGCACTGCCATGCCCCCGTCCGCCCCGGCTTCAACCACGCCCCGACCCTGGCCGGGGTCCCCGAGCCGTGGTCGGGCTATCTGCAGCGTTGGTACGACACCTCCGTCCTGACCGCGAACGTCCGCAACAACATCCGCACGAACATGGCCAAGGCCGGCCGCTGGCTGGCCGCCGAGCATCCCGAGGCCGTCGATCCGGCCCACTGGACCCGGGCGACCTGCGCGGACTGGGTCGCCGCGGTCGACAGGATGGCCGTCGGCGACTACGTCCAGCGCAGTGACCACCTCCACGACCGCCTCGGCGATCCGATCGCCCCGCGCACCAAGGCCCACATCCTCATGGGCACCCGCACATTCCTGCGTGACCTGCAGGAATGGGAATGGATGCCCCGCCGGTTCGACACCGCCCGGGCACTGGCGGTGCCCCGCACCATCGCCGCGCTGATCGCCACCGATCCCCGCGTCATCGCCGACGAGATCTGGGCCAAGCTGTTGTGGGCCGGGCTCAACCTCCAGGCCCCGGACCTGCCGGGCACCTCCGCCGGCAGCTACTACCCCCTCGAATTGATCCGCTCGCTCGCACTGACCTGGCTGTTCTCCGGTCTGAGGAGCGATGAGATCTCCCGGTTGCGGGTCGGCTGCGTCCGCTGGCAGCACGAGGGACAGCCCATCGACGGTGCCTCCCGCGAGGTCCTGGCCGACCAGGCCGTCTGCCTGCTCGACGTCCCGGTCAACAAGACCAACACCGCTTTCACCAAGCCCGTCGACCCGATCGTCGGCCAGGCCATCGAAGCCTGGCAGGCCCTGCGGCCCGCCCAGCCGAAGCGCCTCGATGCCAAGACCAGCGAACACGTCGACCTGCTCTTCTCCATCCGAGCCCACCCGGTCGCGAAGAACTACATCAACCGCACCCTGATCCCCTCGCTCTGCGAGAAGGCCGGAGTGCCCACCGCCGACGTCCGCGGCAACATCACCAGCCACCGGGCCCGATCCACCATCGCCAGCCAGCTCTACAACGCCAAGGAGCCGATGACCCTCTTCGAGCTGCAGGCATGGCTCGGCCACCGCAGCCCGGTCAGCACCCAGCACTACGCGAAGATCACCCCGAACACGCTGACCAGGGCCTACACCGAAGCCGGGTACTTCTCCCGCAACCTGCGGACCATCGAGGTCCTGGTCGACCGCGACGCCGTCGCCTCCGGCGCCGCCGCGGGCGGGGTGCCCTGGCAGCACTACGACCTCGGCCACGGCTACTGCACCTACAGCTTCTTCGAGCAGTGCCAGCACCGCATGGCCTGCGCACGCTGTGACTTCTACACCCCCAAGGACTCCACCCAGGCCCAACTCCTGGAAGCCAAGGCCAACCTGCAGCGGATGCTCGTCTCTATCCCGCTGACCGACGACGAACGCGCCGCCGTCGACGACGGACAGGCCGCTCTGGACGCACTCCTCGACCGCCTCGCCGAGACCCCTACCCCCGCCGGCCCCAGCCCTCTCGAGCTGAACCGACCGACCGCCTCCCGACTGCTACCCATCATCGAAGTCCGACAAGGCACCCAACGATGA